The Actinopolyspora erythraea genome has a segment encoding these proteins:
- a CDS encoding DegV family protein, translating into MNRRVAIVTDSTASIPYRLAEQLGITVVQLDLTIDGESDDERRVPHSRLAEAMRGGLPVETSAPPAPAFFWNYSDAVSAGAEAIVSVHLSSRLSATCEAARAAATEVSVPVHVVDSGLCGLGFGCPVIAAAEAAAEGADEHTVLDLLHQRLNGTTEMVYVDTLEYLRRSGRVGGGQASLAKALSIKPLLVMREGELHQLSKGIGPERALRKAVDQATNTDAGKVGIAAEHFQAPQRAKWVLDKLSDRLSPAREPLLEETSAIIGAHAGPGAVGITITPA; encoded by the coding sequence ATGAACCGACGCGTCGCCATCGTTACAGACTCCACCGCTTCGATCCCGTACCGACTGGCAGAGCAGCTCGGAATCACGGTGGTGCAGCTGGACCTGACCATCGACGGTGAGAGCGACGACGAGCGACGCGTGCCGCACTCCAGACTCGCCGAGGCGATGCGCGGCGGGCTCCCGGTCGAGACCTCCGCCCCGCCGGCCCCGGCGTTCTTCTGGAACTACTCGGACGCGGTCAGCGCGGGAGCCGAGGCCATCGTCTCGGTGCACCTATCCTCCCGGCTCTCCGCGACCTGCGAAGCCGCACGCGCGGCGGCCACCGAGGTCAGCGTGCCCGTGCACGTGGTCGACTCCGGCCTGTGCGGCCTCGGGTTCGGCTGTCCCGTGATCGCCGCCGCCGAGGCGGCCGCCGAGGGCGCGGACGAGCACACCGTGCTCGACCTGCTGCACCAGCGGCTGAACGGCACCACCGAGATGGTCTACGTGGACACTCTGGAGTACCTGCGACGCAGCGGACGGGTCGGCGGCGGGCAGGCGAGCCTGGCCAAGGCGCTGTCCATCAAACCACTGCTGGTGATGCGCGAGGGGGAGCTGCACCAGCTGAGCAAGGGAATCGGCCCGGAACGTGCACTGCGCAAGGCCGTGGATCAGGCCACCAACACCGACGCCGGCAAGGTCGGCATCGCGGCGGAGCACTTCCAGGCCCCCCAACGCGCGAAATGGGTGCTGGACAAGCTGAGCGACAGGCTGTCACCGGCGCGGGAACCGCTGCTGGAGGAGACCAGCGCGATCATCGGCGCGCACGCCGGCCCCGGAGCGGTGGGAATCACGATCACCCCCGCGTGA
- a CDS encoding electron transfer flavoprotein subunit beta/FixA family protein: MNIVVLVKQVPDTWSERKLSDSDHTLDRASADAVLDEINERAVEEALLAKEAHGGEVTALCMGPERATEAIRKALSMGADKAVHLSDEALHGTDAVGTAKALAKVVGTLESVDMIIAGNESTDGRSGAVPAMLAELLGWPQLTYARSLSLDGSTVTIERETDAGVTSVRAELPAVVSVTEKINEPRYPSFKGIMAAKKKPVSTLTLADAGIDAGEVGLSGALTQMVSSAPAPPKEAGQQVTDEGDGGTRIVEFLSGKNLV, encoded by the coding sequence ATGAATATTGTCGTCCTGGTGAAGCAGGTGCCGGACACGTGGTCCGAGCGCAAGTTGTCCGACTCGGATCACACGTTGGACCGGGCATCCGCCGATGCGGTGCTGGATGAGATCAACGAGCGGGCCGTTGAGGAGGCGTTGCTGGCGAAGGAGGCCCACGGCGGTGAGGTGACCGCGCTGTGCATGGGCCCCGAGCGCGCGACCGAGGCGATCCGCAAGGCGCTGTCGATGGGCGCCGACAAGGCAGTACACCTCTCGGACGAGGCGCTGCACGGCACGGACGCGGTCGGCACGGCCAAGGCACTGGCCAAGGTGGTCGGCACGCTGGAGTCCGTGGACATGATCATCGCGGGTAACGAGTCCACCGACGGGCGCAGCGGGGCGGTCCCGGCGATGCTGGCCGAGCTGCTGGGGTGGCCGCAGCTCACCTATGCGCGCTCGCTGTCGCTCGACGGTTCGACGGTGACGATCGAGCGGGAGACCGACGCCGGGGTGACCAGCGTGCGCGCCGAGCTCCCCGCCGTGGTCAGCGTCACGGAGAAGATCAACGAGCCGCGGTACCCCTCCTTCAAGGGCATCATGGCCGCGAAGAAGAAGCCGGTTTCCACGCTGACGCTGGCCGACGCGGGCATCGACGCCGGCGAGGTCGGGCTCTCCGGCGCGTTGACGCAGATGGTCTCGTCCGCGCCCGCGCCGCCGAAGGAAGCGGGGCAGCAGGTCACCGACGAGGGCGACGGCGGAACCCGCATCGTCGAGTTCCTGTCGGGCAAGAACCTCGTCTGA
- a CDS encoding electron transfer flavoprotein subunit alpha/FixB family protein gives MSEVLVLVDHSGGEVKKVTYEMLTAARRLGEPAAVVTGGPGATDKIADALASAGAAKVYTAESADVDNYLVTPQVDVLASLVERVSPAAVLTSASVDGKEIAGRLAVRTGSGLLSEVADIDAEGVADYSLFGGSYQARARVASGVPVISMLPGSVDPETLNGDGARESVEVPAADSGKAGAVTGRQPAESGDRPELTEANVVVSGGRGVGSAESFEVVEKLADSLGAAVGASRAAVDSGYYPAQFQVGQTGKTVSPQLYIALGISGAIQHRAGMQTSKTIVAVNKDAEAPIFEIADFGVVGDLFKVAPQLTEEVGERKG, from the coding sequence ATGTCTGAGGTGTTGGTCCTCGTCGACCACTCGGGTGGCGAGGTCAAGAAGGTTACGTACGAGATGCTCACGGCCGCGCGCCGGTTGGGTGAGCCCGCCGCGGTGGTCACCGGTGGCCCCGGGGCCACGGACAAGATCGCCGACGCGCTGGCCTCGGCCGGTGCGGCCAAGGTTTACACGGCGGAGTCGGCCGACGTCGACAACTACCTGGTAACGCCGCAGGTCGATGTGCTGGCGAGCCTCGTCGAGCGCGTCTCGCCCGCGGCGGTGCTGACGTCGGCCAGCGTGGACGGCAAGGAGATCGCGGGCAGGCTGGCGGTGCGCACCGGCAGCGGACTGCTGTCCGAGGTCGCCGACATCGATGCCGAGGGAGTGGCGGACTACTCCCTGTTCGGTGGTTCCTACCAGGCCAGGGCCAGGGTGGCTTCCGGTGTGCCGGTGATCTCGATGCTGCCGGGCAGCGTCGATCCCGAGACGTTGAACGGGGACGGCGCGCGCGAGTCCGTCGAGGTTCCCGCCGCCGACTCCGGCAAGGCCGGTGCCGTCACCGGCAGGCAGCCCGCCGAGTCGGGCGACCGTCCCGAACTGACCGAGGCCAACGTGGTGGTCTCGGGAGGACGTGGCGTCGGCAGCGCGGAGAGCTTCGAGGTCGTCGAGAAGCTCGCCGACTCCCTCGGCGCCGCCGTCGGTGCCTCGCGCGCCGCCGTCGACTCCGGCTACTACCCGGCCCAGTTCCAGGTCGGTCAGACCGGTAAGACGGTTTCCCCACAGCTCTACATCGCGCTGGGCATCTCCGGCGCGATCCAGCACCGCGCCGGTATGCAGACCTCCAAGACCATCGTGGCCGTCAACAAGGACGCCGAGGCGCCGATCTTCGAGATCGCCGACTTCGGCGTCGTCGGTGACCTGTTCAAGGTGGCTCCGCAGCTGACCGAGGAGGTCGGCGAGCGCAAGGGCTGA
- a CDS encoding GNAT family N-acetyltransferase produces MADTAHSDSTLLAATDGWDRNGTDHYSLHLTREPAEIRAAQRLRHRVFATEMGAVVRGSPTGLETDRFDEFCDHLVVHSRRSDGIVGTYRMLPPRHALAAGRLYSDDEFDLTALAPLRPDLVETGRSCVHPDHRSGAVIGLIWAGIARYLLLYGHRWLAGCASVPLRDGGTTAAGVWQAVRRRHYASRAQRVWPYEPWPTRTVPAPERVRLPPLLRGYLRLGARVCGPPAHDTEFDVADFFVLLDSHDIDQRYLTRFLGES; encoded by the coding sequence ATGGCCGATACAGCGCATTCCGACTCGACGTTGCTGGCCGCCACGGACGGGTGGGACCGGAACGGCACAGACCACTACTCACTGCATCTGACCAGGGAACCAGCCGAGATCCGCGCCGCCCAGCGGCTGCGCCACCGGGTGTTCGCGACCGAGATGGGCGCTGTCGTGCGCGGGAGCCCGACGGGACTGGAGACCGACCGCTTCGACGAGTTCTGCGACCACCTGGTGGTGCACTCGCGGCGTTCGGACGGAATCGTCGGGACGTACCGGATGTTGCCGCCGCGGCACGCCCTCGCCGCGGGACGGCTCTACTCCGACGACGAGTTCGACCTCACCGCGCTGGCCCCGCTGCGTCCCGATCTGGTCGAGACCGGGCGCTCCTGCGTGCACCCGGACCACCGGAGCGGAGCGGTGATCGGGCTGATCTGGGCGGGCATCGCCCGCTACCTGCTGCTGTACGGCCATCGCTGGCTCGCCGGGTGCGCCTCGGTGCCCCTGCGGGACGGCGGAACCACCGCCGCCGGGGTGTGGCAGGCGGTCCGCCGTCGCCACTACGCTTCCCGCGCGCAGCGGGTGTGGCCGTACGAGCCCTGGCCCACCCGGACGGTGCCCGCACCCGAGCGGGTGCGCCTGCCACCGCTGCTGCGGGGCTACCTGCGGCTGGGCGCGCGGGTGTGCGGCCCACCCGCCCACGACACGGAGTTCGACGTCGCCGACTTCTTCGTGCTGCTGGACTCGCACGACATCGACCAGCGCTACCTCACCCGTTTCCTGGGGGAGTCGTGA
- a CDS encoding lysophospholipid acyltransferase family protein → MTGADAWTPTSPCDRHCLPSRDALPRATLGCRVRRVLAVGALVVCGLLLVPAVPVLPRGLRGGVGRAWFSGLLAAFGVRLRVRGAPPRITGEGVGTLVVSNHVSWLDVLALRSVCPMRLLAKSEVRGWPLVGVLAVRAGTLFIDRDRPSHLPAVIDAVADALRRGDVVGAFPEGTTWCGRGIGRYRPAVFQAALDAGAPVRPVALRYRLADGSPTTAAAFVGEDTLLGSVREVLGVRGLVVELVSLPSPRAEPVPRIGRFELPASGRAGSTGPPEVGGAPRLPASTARRRLAARCARATAEVCETPPPENHWTCTAVEVATSCGERSERPRGDEHRDGTGSRRLAVGTAVP, encoded by the coding sequence GTGACCGGCGCGGACGCCTGGACCCCCACCTCGCCGTGCGACAGGCACTGCCTGCCTTCCCGGGATGCCCTGCCCCGCGCCACGCTCGGCTGCCGGGTACGCCGCGTTCTGGCGGTCGGGGCGCTGGTGGTGTGCGGTCTGCTGCTCGTCCCCGCCGTGCCGGTGCTGCCCCGCGGGCTGCGGGGCGGAGTTGGTCGGGCGTGGTTCAGCGGCCTCCTCGCGGCGTTCGGGGTGCGGTTGCGGGTGCGCGGAGCGCCGCCCCGGATCACCGGTGAGGGCGTGGGCACCCTGGTCGTGTCCAATCACGTCTCCTGGTTGGACGTGCTCGCGTTGCGGTCGGTGTGCCCGATGCGACTGTTGGCCAAGTCGGAGGTGCGCGGTTGGCCCCTGGTAGGTGTGCTCGCGGTGCGGGCGGGCACCCTGTTCATCGACCGCGACCGGCCCAGCCACCTGCCCGCGGTGATCGATGCCGTGGCCGACGCGCTGCGCCGGGGAGACGTGGTCGGCGCGTTCCCGGAGGGCACGACCTGGTGCGGCCGGGGGATCGGGCGGTACCGCCCCGCCGTCTTCCAGGCGGCGCTGGACGCGGGGGCCCCGGTGCGCCCCGTGGCGTTGCGCTACCGGCTGGCGGACGGTTCCCCGACCACCGCGGCCGCCTTCGTGGGGGAGGACACCCTGCTCGGTTCGGTGCGCGAGGTGCTCGGCGTGCGCGGCCTCGTCGTCGAACTGGTTTCGCTGCCGTCGCCTCGCGCGGAACCGGTGCCCCGCATCGGCCGTTTCGAACTCCCCGCGAGCGGGCGGGCCGGTTCGACGGGGCCGCCGGAGGTGGGAGGAGCTCCCCGGCTCCCGGCCTCGACAGCGCGGCGGCGGCTCGCCGCCCGGTGCGCCCGGGCCACGGCCGAGGTCTGTGAGACACCTCCCCCGGAAAACCACTGGACCTGTACCGCGGTGGAAGTCGCAACATCGTGCGGTGAGCGATCGGAGCGACCCCGAGGGGACGAGCACCGCGACGGAACCGGTTCCCGGCGGCTCGCTGTGGGCACCGCCGTACCGTAA
- a CDS encoding MFS transporter — protein sequence MSDRSDPEGTSTATEPVPGGSLWAPPYRNFTIGLVLVVTLVAFEAMGVATALPTIASELDGQRWYSWAFTLFMASSAVGTVFAGRLSDRHGPALPLLLALPLFATGLVVAGSAPSMPVLLGARALQGLGGGSVAVPLYVMIARVYPQRYRPRAFGVMSAAWVLPSLLGPAVSGLITEQLHWRWVFLGLAPLVLVGAVLLGSTVLRAGSGAEGEPTARRGLVLAGLGAGLATVALNWSADHPSALSGVLGVLAVGSLWGCLRVLLPSGTLSARPGIPVMVLARGLLAGIFFTAEAFIPLVLTVVHGYSAALAGIPLTVASLGWTAGSFWQARQHRFSREHLVAAGFLLVVVGVFGVVLAAPEWGADRAIFVFWSIGGAGMGVAISSTAVRVLGLSDPAERGFNSAALQISDMLGQALLVGFGGAVVNTLASTREPTAGVLVLAVGLMVTGSLGASLVARSRRIILDGR from the coding sequence GTGAGCGATCGGAGCGACCCCGAGGGGACGAGCACCGCGACGGAACCGGTTCCCGGCGGCTCGCTGTGGGCACCGCCGTACCGTAACTTCACCATCGGGCTGGTCCTGGTGGTCACACTGGTCGCCTTCGAGGCGATGGGAGTGGCCACTGCACTGCCCACCATAGCCTCCGAACTGGACGGCCAGCGGTGGTACTCCTGGGCGTTCACGCTGTTCATGGCCTCCAGTGCCGTGGGGACCGTGTTCGCCGGGCGGCTCTCCGACCGCCACGGGCCCGCCCTGCCGCTGTTGCTGGCGCTGCCGCTGTTCGCCACGGGACTCGTGGTCGCGGGGTCGGCGCCGAGCATGCCCGTGCTGCTGGGGGCCCGCGCGCTGCAGGGGCTGGGTGGCGGAAGTGTGGCCGTCCCGCTCTACGTGATGATCGCCAGGGTCTACCCACAGCGGTACCGACCGAGGGCGTTCGGGGTCATGTCGGCAGCCTGGGTGCTGCCGTCGCTGCTCGGCCCCGCCGTGTCCGGGCTGATCACCGAACAGTTGCACTGGCGGTGGGTCTTCCTCGGGCTGGCACCCCTGGTACTGGTCGGTGCGGTCCTGCTCGGCTCCACCGTGCTCCGGGCGGGCAGCGGTGCAGAGGGAGAACCGACAGCGCGGCGGGGACTGGTCCTGGCCGGGCTCGGCGCGGGGCTCGCGACCGTGGCGTTGAACTGGAGTGCCGATCACCCCTCCGCGCTCTCGGGCGTTCTCGGGGTGCTGGCGGTGGGCTCGCTGTGGGGCTGTCTGCGAGTGCTGTTGCCCAGCGGGACGCTGTCCGCGCGGCCCGGCATCCCGGTCATGGTGCTGGCACGCGGTCTGCTCGCGGGGATCTTCTTCACGGCGGAGGCCTTCATCCCGCTGGTGCTGACCGTCGTGCACGGTTACTCCGCCGCGCTGGCCGGGATACCGCTGACCGTGGCCTCGCTGGGGTGGACGGCGGGCTCGTTCTGGCAGGCCAGGCAGCACCGCTTCAGCAGGGAACACCTGGTGGCGGCCGGCTTCCTGCTGGTGGTGGTCGGCGTGTTCGGCGTGGTGCTGGCGGCCCCGGAGTGGGGCGCGGACCGGGCGATCTTCGTGTTCTGGTCGATCGGCGGCGCGGGTATGGGAGTGGCGATATCCAGCACGGCGGTGCGCGTGCTCGGGCTGTCGGATCCTGCCGAACGCGGTTTCAACTCGGCGGCGCTGCAGATCTCCGACATGCTCGGGCAGGCGCTGCTGGTCGGTTTCGGCGGTGCCGTGGTGAACACGCTGGCGAGCACGCGGGAACCGACCGCGGGGGTGCTCGTGCTCGCGGTGGGGCTGATGGTTACGGGTTCGCTGGGTGCGAGCCTGGTGGCGCGTTCCCGAAGGATTATCCTGGACGGGCGATGA
- a CDS encoding cysteine desulfurase family protein, whose product MTYLDHAATTPMRAGAIEVMTEALATLGNASSLHTSGRRARRAVEESREDIAAALGARPSEVLFTGGGTESDNLAVKGIFWARRDADPRRRRVLASAVEHHAVLDTVEWLAEHEGAEVTWLEVDSYGRVTPEAFEEAVRRAPDEIALATVMWANNEVGTVNPVPELAEVAGRYGVPLHTDAVQAVETLPVDFESSGVSALTMTGHKIGGPYGVGVLVLGRDVPCTPLLHGGGQEREVRSGTLDTPAILALAGALREAVDRREHHARELTALRDELIEGVRSVVPDAVLNGDPGTVEGGRLPGNAHFTFPGCEGDSLLMLLDASGVECSTGSACTAGVAEPSHVLLAMGADVRVARGSLRLSLGHDSTSEDVRAFLEAIEPAVRRARGAGLSGLSKTSVESATAPTEV is encoded by the coding sequence ATGACGTACCTGGACCATGCGGCGACCACCCCCATGCGGGCGGGCGCTATCGAGGTCATGACCGAGGCGCTCGCCACGTTGGGCAACGCCTCGTCCCTGCACACCTCCGGAAGGCGAGCCCGCCGCGCGGTGGAGGAGTCCCGCGAGGACATCGCCGCCGCTCTCGGCGCCCGGCCCTCCGAGGTGCTGTTCACCGGTGGCGGGACCGAGAGCGACAACCTCGCGGTCAAGGGGATCTTCTGGGCCCGCAGGGACGCCGATCCGCGACGTCGTCGGGTGCTCGCCTCCGCCGTGGAGCACCACGCCGTGCTCGACACCGTGGAGTGGTTGGCCGAGCACGAGGGCGCAGAAGTCACCTGGCTGGAGGTCGATTCCTACGGAAGGGTGACGCCCGAGGCTTTCGAGGAGGCGGTCCGCCGCGCCCCCGACGAGATCGCGCTGGCCACCGTGATGTGGGCCAACAACGAGGTCGGTACGGTCAACCCGGTTCCCGAGCTGGCCGAGGTGGCCGGGCGCTACGGCGTACCGCTGCACACCGACGCGGTCCAGGCCGTGGAGACGCTGCCCGTGGACTTCGAGTCCTCCGGGGTCTCGGCGCTGACCATGACGGGGCACAAGATCGGCGGCCCCTACGGCGTGGGAGTGCTGGTGCTGGGCAGGGACGTCCCCTGCACGCCGCTGCTGCACGGCGGGGGCCAGGAACGCGAGGTCCGTTCCGGCACGCTGGACACCCCCGCGATCCTGGCGCTGGCCGGTGCGCTGCGCGAGGCGGTGGACCGCCGGGAGCACCACGCCCGTGAACTCACCGCGCTGCGGGACGAGCTGATCGAGGGAGTCCGCTCGGTGGTGCCGGACGCGGTTCTCAACGGTGACCCGGGTACCGTCGAGGGCGGTCGGTTGCCCGGCAACGCGCACTTCACCTTTCCGGGCTGCGAGGGTGACAGTCTGCTGATGCTGCTCGACGCCAGCGGTGTCGAGTGCTCCACCGGGTCCGCGTGCACCGCCGGGGTCGCCGAACCCAGCCACGTGCTGCTGGCGATGGGCGCGGACGTGCGGGTAGCCCGGGGGTCGTTGCGGCTCTCGCTCGGACACGACTCGACCAGCGAGGACGTCCGGGCCTTTCTGGAAGCGATCGAACCGGCCGTACGACGGGCCCGCGGTGCCGGGCTCTCGGGGTTGAGCAAGACTTCGGTGGAATCGGCCACCGCGCCTACGGAGGTGTGA
- the mnmA gene encoding tRNA 2-thiouridine(34) synthase MnmA produces the protein MRVLAAMSGGVDSAVAAARAVDAGHDVTGVHLALSAKPGTLRTGARGCCTVEDSRDARRAADILGIPFYVWDFAERFSEEVIETFVGEYAAGRTPNPCMTCNEKIKFEALLEKAMALGFDAVSTGHYARLSHESGVPELRRSRDEGKDQSYVLASLTPQQLRHAMFPLGDSLKSEVREEAARRDLAVARKPDSHDICFIPDGDTKKFLDAKLGERPGEMVDAESGEVLAEHSGVHGFTVGQRKGLGIDKPAPDGRPRYVLSLEPVSGTVKVGSADRLGVTEIDADRPIWPSELPLDGPTECVAQIRAHGETGRAVAETTEEGVHVRLHEPMRGVAPGQSVVLYRPEEAGDLVLGSAKISATR, from the coding sequence GTGCGAGTACTCGCGGCGATGAGCGGCGGTGTGGATTCGGCGGTGGCTGCCGCGCGGGCGGTCGACGCGGGGCACGACGTCACGGGGGTGCACTTGGCGCTGTCCGCCAAGCCGGGCACGCTGCGAACGGGAGCGCGGGGCTGCTGCACCGTGGAGGACTCCCGCGACGCGCGGCGCGCCGCCGACATCCTGGGAATCCCGTTCTACGTCTGGGACTTCGCCGAGCGGTTCAGTGAGGAGGTCATCGAGACCTTCGTGGGGGAGTACGCGGCGGGACGCACCCCCAACCCGTGCATGACCTGCAACGAGAAGATCAAGTTCGAGGCCCTGCTGGAGAAGGCCATGGCGCTGGGCTTCGACGCCGTCTCGACCGGCCACTACGCCAGGCTCTCCCACGAGTCCGGTGTGCCGGAGCTGCGCCGCAGCAGGGACGAGGGCAAGGACCAGTCCTACGTGCTCGCCTCGCTGACGCCGCAGCAGCTGCGGCACGCGATGTTCCCGCTGGGGGACTCGTTGAAGTCGGAGGTGCGCGAGGAGGCGGCCCGGCGGGACCTCGCCGTGGCGCGCAAGCCCGACAGCCACGACATCTGCTTCATCCCGGACGGTGACACCAAGAAGTTCCTGGACGCCAAGCTCGGTGAGCGACCTGGCGAGATGGTCGACGCCGAGTCCGGCGAGGTGCTGGCCGAGCACTCCGGAGTGCACGGTTTCACCGTGGGCCAGCGCAAGGGGCTCGGCATCGACAAACCCGCCCCCGACGGGCGCCCGCGCTACGTGCTCTCGCTGGAACCGGTTTCCGGCACGGTCAAGGTCGGTTCCGCGGACCGGCTGGGCGTTACCGAGATAGACGCGGATCGGCCGATCTGGCCGTCGGAGCTCCCCCTGGACGGTCCGACCGAGTGCGTGGCCCAGATCCGCGCGCACGGTGAGACCGGCCGGGCCGTGGCCGAGACGACGGAGGAGGGCGTTCACGTGCGGCTGCACGAGCCGATGCGCGGTGTGGCTCCAGGCCAGTCCGTGGTGCTCTACCGGCCCGAGGAGGCGGGGGATCTCGTGCTCGGCAGTGCCAAGATCTCCGCTACTCGATAA
- a CDS encoding methionine synthase: protein MVLVTQQQPWKPGTATAVGSMPGTDPLETARIVAGELPGLTPMPELPARGVGGDMLGRTAGMLPDLAVEVVPSGYRVARTAGRDQRRAVDLLRWDLDALEEVTAADTTPRLVKLQAAGPWSLAAGIELRSGHRVLTDHGALRDFTEALTEGIARHAAQVAARTGGRTLVQLDEPTLPAVLSGDLPTPSGYGTVPAVAEPEVRQLLQHTIDRLGEAVARPVIVHCCAARPPVRLLRRAGAGALSLDARALESASGEFAEEVGEACDAGLPLLVGMVPAAEPGREPGPRELVEPVRAFVTKLGFSERVLAEQVVATPTCGLAGASPRWARRALDLTRELGEMLPERFPED, encoded by the coding sequence ATGGTCCTCGTGACGCAGCAACAGCCTTGGAAACCCGGTACCGCGACCGCCGTCGGCTCCATGCCAGGTACCGACCCGCTGGAGACCGCGCGGATCGTCGCGGGAGAACTGCCCGGGCTGACCCCGATGCCGGAACTGCCCGCACGCGGTGTGGGCGGCGACATGCTGGGACGCACCGCCGGGATGCTGCCCGACCTGGCGGTGGAGGTCGTACCGTCCGGATACCGGGTCGCCCGTACGGCGGGGCGCGACCAGCGACGCGCGGTGGACCTGCTGCGGTGGGACCTCGACGCGCTGGAGGAGGTGACCGCGGCCGACACCACCCCCAGACTGGTCAAGCTCCAGGCCGCCGGTCCCTGGAGCCTGGCGGCGGGGATCGAGTTGCGGAGCGGACATCGCGTGCTGACGGACCACGGCGCGTTGCGCGACTTCACCGAGGCGCTGACCGAGGGAATCGCGCGGCACGCCGCGCAGGTCGCGGCCAGGACCGGTGGCCGGACTCTGGTCCAGCTGGACGAACCGACGCTGCCTGCCGTGCTCTCCGGCGACCTGCCCACCCCCTCCGGTTACGGCACCGTCCCCGCCGTTGCCGAGCCCGAGGTGAGGCAACTGCTCCAGCACACCATCGATCGGTTGGGCGAGGCGGTGGCGCGTCCGGTGATCGTGCACTGCTGTGCCGCACGGCCGCCGGTGCGGCTGTTGCGGCGGGCCGGGGCCGGTGCGCTGAGCCTGGACGCCCGCGCCCTGGAGTCCGCCTCCGGGGAGTTCGCGGAAGAGGTCGGCGAGGCCTGTGACGCGGGGCTGCCGCTGCTGGTGGGCATGGTTCCCGCGGCCGAACCGGGCCGGGAACCCGGCCCGCGCGAGCTCGTGGAGCCCGTGCGCGCGTTCGTGACGAAGCTGGGGTTCTCCGAGCGGGTGCTGGCCGAGCAGGTGGTCGCCACCCCCACCTGCGGGCTGGCGGGTGCCTCACCGCGTTGGGCGCGCCGTGCGCTGGACCTGACCCGCGAGCTCGGCGAGATGCTCCCCGAGCGGTTCCCGGAGGACTGA
- the orn gene encoding oligoribonuclease codes for MNDRLVWIDCEMTGLELGKDALIEIAALVTDADLNILGEGVDVVIHADEETLRGMPEVVREMHDRSGLTEEVRRSTVTLAQAEQRVLEYLREHVPNGRSAPLAGNSIATDRGFIARDMPELDQYLHYRMVDVSSIKELCRRWYPRIYYAQPEKGLAHRALADVRESIRELAYYRRTAFVPQPGPSSEQAQEIASELLSEERVGGTEQAKRRLEED; via the coding sequence GTGAACGATCGTCTAGTGTGGATCGACTGCGAGATGACCGGGCTGGAACTCGGCAAGGACGCGTTGATCGAGATCGCCGCCCTGGTCACCGATGCCGACCTGAACATCCTCGGCGAGGGCGTGGACGTCGTGATCCACGCCGACGAGGAGACCCTGCGCGGGATGCCGGAGGTCGTGCGCGAGATGCACGACCGCTCGGGGCTGACCGAGGAGGTACGCCGTTCCACGGTCACGCTCGCCCAGGCCGAGCAGCGCGTGCTGGAGTACCTGCGGGAACACGTGCCCAACGGCCGCTCCGCGCCACTGGCGGGGAACTCGATCGCGACCGACCGCGGTTTCATCGCCAGGGACATGCCGGAGCTCGACCAGTACCTGCACTACCGCATGGTGGACGTCTCCTCCATCAAGGAGCTGTGCCGCAGGTGGTACCCGCGCATCTACTACGCCCAGCCGGAGAAGGGACTGGCACACCGAGCCCTGGCCGACGTGCGGGAGTCCATCCGGGAACTCGCCTACTACCGGCGGACCGCCTTCGTCCCGCAGCCGGGGCCCTCCAGCGAACAGGCGCAGGAGATCGCCTCCGAACTGCTGTCCGAGGAGCGGGTGGGCGGCACCGAACAGGCGAAGCGGCGGCTCGAGGAGGACTGA